The Lycium ferocissimum isolate CSIRO_LF1 chromosome 10, AGI_CSIRO_Lferr_CH_V1, whole genome shotgun sequence genome window below encodes:
- the LOC132032378 gene encoding MATH domain and coiled-coil domain-containing protein At3g58340-like, whose protein sequence is MDLVRRMIIYPNGDDSIEGNDYISVYLAIADTSSLPAGWEADAVFSFFLFNQLCDNYLVIRGQVRRFHKIKAEWGCSKFISHKSLKEPCNGYLVDDNCILGAEVFVIKNQGVGECVSLLKDIECIKHEWNIFEFSKLGEQCSSKEFTVGDHKWKLHLYPNGNGCQRDQSISIFLASVDATGFDRRKGSRQNAPSLSKTRLMVYITR, encoded by the exons aTGGACTTGGTCAGGAGGATGATCATCTACCCCAACGGCGATGACAGCATAGAGGGAAACGATTACATCTCTGTCTACTTGGCGATCGCAGATACTAGCTCCTTACCTGCTGGTTGGGAGGCTGATGCAGTGTTTAGCTTCTTTTTGTTTAATCAACTTTGTGACAACTATCTTGTCATACGTG GTCAAGTGCGGCGATTTCACAAGATCAAGGCCGAGTGGGGTTGCTCCAAGTTTATCTCTCACAAATCACTGAAAGAGCCCTGCAATGGATATCTTGTTGATGATAATTGCATTCTTGGAGCTGAGGTATTTGTCATCAAGAACCAAGGAGTTGGTGAATGTGTGTCCTTGTTAAAAGACATCGAGTGTATTAAGCACGAGTGGAACATCTTTGAGTTTTCAAAATTAGGGGAGCAATGTTCTTCTAAAGAGTTTACTGTTGGGGATCACAAATG GAAACTCCACCTTTATCCTAACGGTAATGGTTGTCAAAGGGACCAAAGCATCTCCATTTTTCTTGCATCAGTTGATGCTACAGGATTTGATCGCCGAAAAGGGTCCAGGCAAAATGCACCCTCTCTATCAAAGACCAGATTAATGGTTTACATCACAAGATAG
- the LOC132034288 gene encoding elongation factor 1-gamma 2-like isoform X1: protein MLQVLHSTSNNKNASKALIAAEYTGVKVELAKDFQMGVSNKTPEFIKMNPIGKIPVLETPDGPVFESNAIARYVAKSKPDSTLFGSSLIEYAQIEQWNDFSATEIDANIARWLYPRLGYGVHIPPAEEAAIAGLKRALGALNTHLASNTYLVGHSITLADIIMGCNLSIGFRMIMTKSFTKEFPHVERYFWTVVNQPNFCKILGEVKQAESVPALQSKKPAEPAKPKAEPKKEVKKEEPKPEEEEAAPKPKPKNPLDLLPPSKMILDDWKRLYSNTKTNFREVAVKGFWDMYDPEGYSLWFCDYKYNDENTVSFVTLNKVGGFLQRMDLARKYAFGKMLIIGSEAPFKVKGLWLFRGKEIPKFIMDEVYDMELYEWKEVDINDEAQKERASQMIEDFEPFEGEALLDAKCFK from the exons ATGTTGCAGGTTTTGCACTCAACAAGTAACAACAAAAATGCCTCAAAGGCACTCATTGCTGCTGAGTACACTGGTGTAAAGGTTGAACTTGCAAAGGATTTCCAGATGGGTGTATCAAACAAGACACCCGAGTTTATCAAGATGAATCCAATTGGAAAG ATTCCTGTGCTTGAAACACCTGATGGACCTGTTTTTGAGAGCAATGCTATTGCACGTTATG TTGCTAAATCGAAGCCCGACAGTACTCTTTTTGGCTCTTCATTGATTGAATAT GCTCAAATCGAACAATGGAATGATTTTTCTGCCACTGAGATTGATGCAAACATTGCACGTTGGTTGTACCCACGCCTTGGATATGGTGTACACATTCCTCCA GCCGAGGAAGCTGCCATAGCTGGATTGAAGAGAGCTCTTGGTGCTTTGAACACCCATCTTGCATCTAACACATACTTGGTTGGACACTCAATTACATTGGCTGACATCATCATGGGCTGCAACTTGAGCATTGGTTTTAGGATGATAATGACTAAGAGCTTTACCAAGGAGTTCCCACATGTAGAGAGATACTTCTGGACTGTGGTTAATCAGCCAAATTTCTGCAAGATATTGGGTGAGGTGAAACAAGCTGAATCTGTCCCAGCTTTGCAATCCAAGAAGCCAGCGGAACCTGCAAAACCCAAGGCTGAGCCAAAGAAAGAGGTTAAGAAGGAAGAACCAAAGCCTGAAGAGGAGGAAGCTGCACCCAAGCCTAAGCCAAAGAATCCTCTTGATCTCTTGCCTCCAAGTAAGATGATTCTGGATGATTGGAAGAGGCTTTACTCCAACACCAAGACCAACTTCCGTGAGGTTGCCGTTAAAG GTTTCTGGGACATGTATGACCCTGAAGGATATTCTCTCTGGTTTTGTGACTACAAGTACAATGATGAAAACACAGTCTCCTTTGTAACCTTGAACAAGGTTGGTGGTTTTCTGCAAAGGATGGATCTGGCACGCAAGTACGCGTTTGGTAAGATGTTGATCATTGGTTCTGAGGCCCCATTCAAGGTGAAGGGATTGTGGCTTTTCCGTGGAAAGGAAATTCCCAAGTTCATTATGGATGAAGTCTATGACATGGAGCTATATGAATGGAAGGAAGTAGACATCAACGATGAAGCCCAGAAGGAGCGTGCCAGTCAAATGATTGAAGATTTCGAGCCTTTTGAGGGAGAGGCTCTGTTGGATGCAAAGTGCTTCAAGTAA
- the LOC132034288 gene encoding elongation factor 1-gamma 2-like isoform X2 — translation MALVLHSTSNNKNASKALIAAEYTGVKVELAKDFQMGVSNKTPEFIKMNPIGKIPVLETPDGPVFESNAIARYVAKSKPDSTLFGSSLIEYAQIEQWNDFSATEIDANIARWLYPRLGYGVHIPPAEEAAIAGLKRALGALNTHLASNTYLVGHSITLADIIMGCNLSIGFRMIMTKSFTKEFPHVERYFWTVVNQPNFCKILGEVKQAESVPALQSKKPAEPAKPKAEPKKEVKKEEPKPEEEEAAPKPKPKNPLDLLPPSKMILDDWKRLYSNTKTNFREVAVKGFWDMYDPEGYSLWFCDYKYNDENTVSFVTLNKVGGFLQRMDLARKYAFGKMLIIGSEAPFKVKGLWLFRGKEIPKFIMDEVYDMELYEWKEVDINDEAQKERASQMIEDFEPFEGEALLDAKCFK, via the exons GTTTTGCACTCAACAAGTAACAACAAAAATGCCTCAAAGGCACTCATTGCTGCTGAGTACACTGGTGTAAAGGTTGAACTTGCAAAGGATTTCCAGATGGGTGTATCAAACAAGACACCCGAGTTTATCAAGATGAATCCAATTGGAAAG ATTCCTGTGCTTGAAACACCTGATGGACCTGTTTTTGAGAGCAATGCTATTGCACGTTATG TTGCTAAATCGAAGCCCGACAGTACTCTTTTTGGCTCTTCATTGATTGAATAT GCTCAAATCGAACAATGGAATGATTTTTCTGCCACTGAGATTGATGCAAACATTGCACGTTGGTTGTACCCACGCCTTGGATATGGTGTACACATTCCTCCA GCCGAGGAAGCTGCCATAGCTGGATTGAAGAGAGCTCTTGGTGCTTTGAACACCCATCTTGCATCTAACACATACTTGGTTGGACACTCAATTACATTGGCTGACATCATCATGGGCTGCAACTTGAGCATTGGTTTTAGGATGATAATGACTAAGAGCTTTACCAAGGAGTTCCCACATGTAGAGAGATACTTCTGGACTGTGGTTAATCAGCCAAATTTCTGCAAGATATTGGGTGAGGTGAAACAAGCTGAATCTGTCCCAGCTTTGCAATCCAAGAAGCCAGCGGAACCTGCAAAACCCAAGGCTGAGCCAAAGAAAGAGGTTAAGAAGGAAGAACCAAAGCCTGAAGAGGAGGAAGCTGCACCCAAGCCTAAGCCAAAGAATCCTCTTGATCTCTTGCCTCCAAGTAAGATGATTCTGGATGATTGGAAGAGGCTTTACTCCAACACCAAGACCAACTTCCGTGAGGTTGCCGTTAAAG GTTTCTGGGACATGTATGACCCTGAAGGATATTCTCTCTGGTTTTGTGACTACAAGTACAATGATGAAAACACAGTCTCCTTTGTAACCTTGAACAAGGTTGGTGGTTTTCTGCAAAGGATGGATCTGGCACGCAAGTACGCGTTTGGTAAGATGTTGATCATTGGTTCTGAGGCCCCATTCAAGGTGAAGGGATTGTGGCTTTTCCGTGGAAAGGAAATTCCCAAGTTCATTATGGATGAAGTCTATGACATGGAGCTATATGAATGGAAGGAAGTAGACATCAACGATGAAGCCCAGAAGGAGCGTGCCAGTCAAATGATTGAAGATTTCGAGCCTTTTGAGGGAGAGGCTCTGTTGGATGCAAAGTGCTTCAAGTAA